A window from Romeriopsis navalis LEGE 11480 encodes these proteins:
- a CDS encoding thermonuclease family protein, whose amino-acid sequence MLNSLRFNQSVALSLTLGTTIAVFAPTAPVQAINCASFKTQPAAQAYMEKYGTRKLDRDRDGIACEALPKRQRTRHNAIRPVTTTNSYRVVSVGDGDTIRVRRGNNPQSITIRLACIDAPEMRQGIYGEQSSQRLKQLLPIGETVKLRISATDRYGRKVAEIIRNGNHINLQMVREGQAVVYHQYLSGCGLATQHQLVQAEKVAQQKRIGFWQQANPILPKDYRRYQRQR is encoded by the coding sequence ATGTTGAATTCGTTACGGTTCAATCAGTCAGTCGCACTCAGCCTCACGCTTGGTACAACCATTGCGGTTTTCGCACCCACCGCCCCCGTTCAGGCAATCAACTGCGCCAGCTTCAAAACGCAGCCCGCCGCCCAGGCTTACATGGAAAAATACGGCACCCGCAAACTGGACCGCGATCGTGACGGCATTGCCTGCGAAGCGTTACCCAAACGCCAACGCACCCGCCATAATGCCATCCGCCCAGTCACCACAACCAACAGTTATCGCGTGGTTAGCGTCGGTGACGGCGACACAATCCGGGTGCGTCGAGGCAATAATCCACAGTCCATCACCATTCGCCTCGCCTGCATTGATGCGCCGGAAATGCGGCAAGGCATCTATGGCGAACAATCGAGCCAACGCTTGAAGCAACTGCTGCCCATTGGTGAAACCGTTAAACTCAGGATCAGCGCCACCGATCGCTATGGTCGTAAAGTTGCCGAAATCATTCGCAACGGCAATCATATCAATCTCCAAATGGTGCGCGAAGGCCAAGCAGTGGTCTATCACCAATACCTCTCTGGCTGCGGACTGGCAACCCAACATCAACTCGTCCAAGCCGAGAAAGTCGCCCAACAAAAACGCATCGGCTTCTGGCAGCAAGCAAACCCGATATTACCAAAGGATTATCGACGCTATCAGCGGCAACGTTAA
- a CDS encoding serine/threonine-protein kinase: protein MANPLLGGRYQIIRQLGGGGFGQTFLAEDQHLPGRPFCVVKHLQPKASQPEALAASQRLFEAEATVLHELGHHSQIPRLTAHFQENNEFYLVQEFVQGTVLSLELKQRRVISEIEVFDFLLEVLTVLEFVHQHQVIHRDIKPANLIRRQVDGKIVMIDFGAVKQLVTPDWLPATPSLTVAVGSSGYSPPEQLAGKACFASDLYAVGMIAIQALTGIVPKQLGIDADSHEVKWRDRAHVTKALAEIIDRMIRYDFRQRYQSTSAVLTDLRTLNREVIQATQSDDTSFTWVERGDALFQQSSHRQALAAYDAAIQSNPLSATAWLKRGITLDTLQQYTAALTCYDRAVQLDADNATAWSKRGLVLENLGRMEEALASYRKVIELDGQNYWAWYDQGKVLEAIGQLEIALNAYQRALQIKPNFQLAIESRKRLLNDLQRLDDLIKLGHYDAALVVSDTLLKQNPDDGHAWMGQGIALARQQRFEAALTALDLAVELQPSQIAAWLERGRVLAALNHYVEAVSCYEAIIQQQGNYAPAWLARAQALEKLDQHEAAMLSYNQVMELEHSNQAASQGRERMLRKLQTHADGSRSDIEDDVTVLSWQDEPTALIADPKNPLSPANTSPAATEPTPPIDKINLAELNGITKRNSSGSQRQLSERILGKLQKHRQTVAAYNKAIQLNPNDPEVLQWRGNLLVALGRYEEAIGAYDRAIQALPENATLWCCLAGTLLKLKRHKESLECFDRAIKLKPENHTPWYWRGRVLVDLKQLPAAIEALERSLSLKPDFQPAKHDLQQLRQHQQKQATKPVAETTPNWLEEGADVPPVMIS, encoded by the coding sequence ATGGCAAACCCACTCCTTGGAGGTCGCTATCAAATCATTCGCCAGCTAGGTGGTGGTGGTTTTGGGCAAACATTTTTAGCGGAGGATCAGCATCTGCCTGGTCGTCCATTTTGTGTTGTCAAGCATTTACAACCTAAGGCCAGCCAACCTGAGGCCCTGGCCGCTTCGCAGCGCCTATTCGAAGCGGAAGCAACGGTCTTACATGAACTCGGGCATCACAGCCAAATTCCCCGCCTCACGGCTCACTTCCAAGAAAATAACGAGTTTTATCTCGTCCAAGAATTCGTCCAAGGCACCGTCCTCAGCCTGGAATTGAAACAGCGTCGGGTGATTTCAGAAATCGAAGTCTTTGACTTTTTGCTCGAAGTGCTGACAGTACTGGAATTTGTCCATCAACATCAAGTGATTCACCGGGATATTAAACCCGCCAATCTGATTCGGCGGCAGGTGGATGGCAAGATTGTGATGATTGATTTCGGAGCGGTGAAACAGCTCGTTACCCCTGACTGGCTGCCCGCCACCCCCTCACTCACAGTCGCCGTCGGATCATCGGGGTATTCACCACCAGAGCAGCTAGCCGGTAAGGCTTGTTTTGCCAGTGACTTGTATGCGGTGGGGATGATTGCAATTCAAGCACTGACGGGGATTGTGCCCAAGCAGTTAGGCATTGATGCCGATAGTCATGAAGTGAAATGGCGCGATCGGGCCCATGTGACCAAGGCATTGGCAGAAATTATCGATCGTATGATTCGCTATGACTTTCGCCAGCGTTACCAAAGCACCTCAGCGGTGCTGACGGATTTACGCACCCTCAACCGAGAAGTAATTCAGGCCACTCAATCCGACGATACAAGCTTTACTTGGGTCGAACGCGGAGATGCGCTGTTTCAACAGAGTTCACACCGTCAAGCGCTTGCGGCCTATGATGCAGCGATTCAGAGCAATCCCCTCAGTGCTACGGCCTGGTTGAAACGTGGTATCACCCTGGACACATTACAGCAATACACTGCGGCCTTGACCTGCTACGATCGCGCCGTCCAACTGGACGCAGACAATGCCACCGCTTGGTCAAAGCGGGGCCTGGTGCTAGAAAATCTGGGGCGCATGGAAGAAGCCCTCGCCAGCTACCGTAAAGTGATCGAACTCGACGGCCAAAACTACTGGGCCTGGTATGACCAAGGCAAGGTCTTAGAAGCGATCGGGCAACTCGAAATCGCGCTCAATGCCTACCAACGGGCCCTACAAATTAAGCCCAACTTCCAACTGGCGATCGAAAGCCGCAAACGCCTGTTAAACGATCTCCAGCGATTGGATGATTTAATCAAACTTGGCCATTATGATGCCGCATTGGTCGTTTCGGATACGCTACTGAAGCAAAATCCCGACGATGGTCACGCCTGGATGGGGCAAGGTATTGCCCTGGCAAGACAACAGCGGTTTGAAGCCGCACTTACGGCACTTGATTTGGCCGTGGAACTGCAACCCAGTCAAATTGCCGCGTGGCTAGAACGGGGCCGGGTCCTGGCCGCGCTCAACCATTATGTCGAAGCCGTGAGTTGCTATGAAGCAATTATTCAGCAACAGGGTAACTATGCACCCGCTTGGCTGGCGCGGGCACAAGCCTTGGAGAAACTCGATCAGCATGAAGCGGCGATGCTCTCCTACAACCAAGTGATGGAACTTGAGCATAGTAATCAAGCTGCTAGCCAAGGGCGGGAGCGGATGCTCCGGAAATTACAAACACATGCCGACGGCAGCCGCAGCGACATCGAGGACGATGTGACAGTGCTGAGCTGGCAGGACGAACCAACGGCCCTAATCGCCGACCCGAAAAATCCGCTCAGCCCAGCAAACACCAGCCCTGCCGCGACCGAGCCAACACCGCCGATCGATAAAATCAACTTGGCCGAACTGAACGGCATTACCAAACGCAACAGCAGCGGTTCCCAACGCCAGCTCAGCGAGCGTATCCTGGGCAAACTCCAAAAACATCGCCAAACCGTCGCTGCCTATAACAAAGCGATCCAACTCAATCCGAATGACCCAGAAGTCCTGCAATGGCGCGGCAATCTCTTGGTTGCGCTGGGTCGTTATGAAGAAGCGATCGGGGCCTATGACCGAGCAATTCAGGCTTTACCGGAAAATGCCACCCTCTGGTGCTGCCTCGCTGGGACATTACTCAAGCTAAAACGGCATAAAGAATCCCTCGAATGCTTTGACCGCGCAATCAAGCTCAAACCGGAGAATCATACGCCGTGGTATTGGCGTGGACGGGTACTGGTTGATCTCAAACAACTACCGGCAGCGATCGAGGCTTTAGAACGTTCGCTCAGTTTGAAACCCGATTTCCAACCGGCCAAGCATGACCTCCAACAACTACGCCAACATCAGCAAAAGCAAGCCACCAAACCTGTCGCAGAAACGACCCCAAATTGGCTGGAAGAAGGCGCCGATGTGCCACCCGTAATGATTAGCTAA
- the smpB gene encoding SsrA-binding protein SmpB, with product MAQQSEGFKVVSDNRHARFQYEILETYEAGIQLVGTEIKSIRAGQVNMRDGFALIRNGEAWLMNVHISPHKTASQFFNHEPRRNRKLLLNRKEIRKLMGQIDQQGLALVPLKMILKRGWVKVDIALGKGKKLHDKRDTVKRRDDQREIRRAMKGNY from the coding sequence ATGGCACAACAATCAGAAGGGTTTAAAGTCGTTAGTGATAATCGGCACGCCCGATTTCAATACGAGATTTTAGAAACCTACGAAGCGGGCATCCAACTGGTGGGCACCGAGATTAAATCGATCCGCGCAGGCCAAGTTAATATGCGTGACGGCTTTGCCCTGATTCGCAACGGCGAAGCCTGGCTGATGAATGTGCATATTTCGCCCCATAAAACTGCTAGTCAGTTTTTTAACCATGAACCACGACGTAATCGCAAATTGCTGCTGAATCGCAAAGAAATTCGCAAGCTAATGGGCCAAATCGACCAGCAGGGGCTGGCACTCGTGCCGCTAAAGATGATTTTGAAGCGTGGCTGGGTCAAGGTCGATATCGCCCTCGGCAAGGGTAAGAAATTGCATGATAAGCGAGACACGGTCAAACGCCGGGATGATCAGCGGGAAATCCGACGGGCAATGAAAGGCAATTATTAG
- a CDS encoding ammonium transporter, whose amino-acid sequence MSWKACVPLAFTILLMWNIAAVAQDATPAESVKTLTVGLDTLWVMVAGMLVIFMNAGFGMLEAGMCRQKNAVNVLAKNLIVFALSTTAFWVIGFSLMFSDGSPFVGGIGGMLLAGADNSPATGDDYVGIFSSLNWTGIPLAAKFFFQLAFAGTAATIVSGAVAERIKFVDFLIFSLLFVGLAYPITGHWVWGGGWLAGAGFWDFAGSSVVHMMGGVGALMGAIFLGFRRGRYREDGSVVAMPGHNMAIATLGCLILWLGWFGFNPGSTMGVGDGSAIAHIALTTNVAAAFGGIAATIVAWLVLGKPDLSMIINGILAGLVAITAPCAWVTVPSAAVIGAIGGVLVVFAVSMFDKLKIDDPVGAISVHFVNGIWGTLAVGLFAVGPANEAFKGTALFYDDGAGPNGLAQGLGQFGTQLMGVAAIAIFTAVVSGIFWAILKFTLGIRVTEQEEFEGLDIAEHGMEAYSGFTKELMPSGTGVEQTADRY is encoded by the coding sequence ATGAGTTGGAAAGCCTGTGTCCCATTAGCATTCACAATTTTGCTGATGTGGAATATCGCGGCTGTAGCCCAGGATGCGACGCCAGCTGAGTCAGTTAAGACATTGACTGTTGGCCTCGATACCCTGTGGGTGATGGTTGCCGGTATGCTCGTCATCTTTATGAATGCGGGCTTCGGCATGTTGGAAGCTGGGATGTGCCGCCAGAAGAATGCGGTTAACGTCTTGGCTAAGAACCTGATTGTATTTGCCCTGTCGACGACGGCATTTTGGGTGATCGGGTTTAGTTTGATGTTTAGCGATGGTTCACCGTTTGTCGGTGGAATTGGCGGCATGTTGCTCGCCGGTGCTGACAATAGTCCAGCCACAGGTGATGACTACGTTGGCATTTTCAGTTCTTTGAACTGGACTGGCATTCCGTTGGCGGCGAAGTTCTTCTTCCAGCTTGCGTTTGCGGGTACAGCGGCAACGATCGTTTCTGGTGCCGTTGCAGAAAGAATTAAGTTTGTTGACTTCTTGATCTTTAGCTTGCTGTTTGTTGGCTTGGCTTACCCGATCACCGGCCACTGGGTCTGGGGCGGCGGCTGGTTGGCTGGCGCTGGCTTCTGGGACTTCGCGGGTTCCTCCGTTGTCCACATGATGGGTGGTGTTGGCGCGCTGATGGGGGCAATCTTCCTCGGCTTCCGTCGCGGTCGCTATCGTGAAGACGGTTCCGTCGTTGCGATGCCGGGTCACAACATGGCAATTGCCACATTGGGTTGTTTGATCCTATGGCTCGGTTGGTTTGGGTTTAACCCCGGTTCAACCATGGGTGTTGGTGATGGTTCGGCGATTGCGCACATTGCTTTGACCACTAACGTCGCTGCCGCCTTTGGTGGTATCGCTGCCACAATTGTTGCTTGGTTGGTCTTGGGTAAGCCTGACCTGTCCATGATTATCAATGGTATCTTGGCTGGCTTGGTTGCCATTACGGCACCTTGCGCTTGGGTAACTGTGCCTTCTGCCGCTGTCATTGGTGCGATCGGTGGTGTACTGGTTGTATTCGCTGTCAGCATGTTCGATAAGCTGAAAATTGATGATCCCGTTGGTGCCATCTCTGTTCACTTTGTGAATGGTATTTGGGGAACTTTGGCGGTTGGTTTGTTTGCGGTTGGTCCAGCCAACGAAGCATTCAAAGGAACAGCGCTGTTCTATGACGATGGTGCGGGTCCAAATGGTTTGGCTCAAGGTCTGGGTCAGTTCGGTACACAGTTGATGGGTGTTGCTGCGATTGCGATCTTCACAGCTGTTGTTTCGGGTATTTTCTGGGCCATCCTCAAGTTCACGTTGGGTATCCGCGTGACCGAGCAGGAAGAGTTCGAAGGTTTGGATATTGCTGAGCACGGCATGGAAGCCTACTCAGGTTTCACGAAGGAGTTGATGCCTTCTGGAACTGGGGTTGAGCAAACTGCTGATCGTTACTAG